cggaagcgatcattttccaatcttcacttccttcggccaaacttctccagagttttcaacaaggccaagatggaaatttgaatacgctgactgggctggctatcagtttgacattgaaaaccgcctctccgctaaacgagattggacagccaaggaattctccaaagttgtcctagaagttgcaatggtgcacatccccagaaccagtggcatccctggcaggaaatgtgtcccatggtggtcgcctgagctgaaggcagcgatcaaaggtcgacgtaaggccctacgcaaattaagaaaggcccatccggacagcccactgagacccactctgcttgcagagttccaaagggctcgcaaagaagctaagactgctatcaacacagccaagcacaacagttgggttaaattcgtcagcgaaattaatcccaacgcgtcaacaaaggatttatggagtaagattggcaggcttcatggaaagaaaagaagcaaagaatataatcttctaattaacggtcaatacaccaatgaccggaaaatcatcgccgaggcgtttggagatttctttgcttccgcctcctccaatcaaaactacgaccaaacctttctaacccacaaaacggaatgcgaaagaattcccatcgattttcataccgatgtggaatttgacttcaacaaaaacctctccctcaaagagctcgattgggtactgaacaaagtcaaacaaggatccacaggacctgatgacattagctaccctatgcttaagaatctaccccatctcgggaaaaaagcacttctgaagctcctcaacaaagtctgggacagtggaaccctccccagttgctggaaagagggtttaatgatctgtatcccgaaaccagacatgaacaaccatcttcttgacaatttccgccccatcactctcctaagttgtgttgggaaagtcttggaaaaaatggtcaatcgacgcttaacgacttttctagagtcaaataagctgattgatcccagacaattcgccttccgtgcgggaaaaggtacagaagattgccttgtagcaatcgaaaaaatcctagacgacgcaactgaaaaattacaccacattgatattgtttccctggatttatccaaggccttcgatcgggcatggaggtacccagtgctgaaaagccttttcgactgggggattcgtgggagattaggtctcttcgttaaaagttttctagaaaaccggtctttcaaaaccgttattaacaaccaccaatcttctctaaaaatcccagaaaacggcttcccacaaggctcagcactttcaccaaccctcttcaacattgccatgcaatctctattcgagattatcccggaccatataaaggtcatagtctatgcagatgacatcactcttatctctacgagctgcttcggcttaattcagagaaaaaggcttcaaaaaaccttagactccatccaaaactgggctctaaaaacaggttttaaaatttccccggagaaatccaaacacatacatatcggaaaagctctcagaaggagaacctatcttcagctcaacaaaatcccgatccctacaatgaggacattgaaaatactaggggttactttcgacaagaaactcaacttcctatcacattcccaaaagaccaaaatagccaccagaaagaaattgaacatcatcaagtctatcgcaggcaacctagcctctggtcatagaaagacgttgctaaatgttgtaaatgtttggttggtcccacaaatcctttacggaataggcaccttcagccgtggaggggacagggtgttaaacaccattcaaccaatttacaataaagcaattcggctcgcaattggcgcttttcccaccagtcctactcttgctgtaatggcagaaagtgggcaacttcccttcacccacctggtaacaaaagccatcacgaataaagccatccgtcacttgtcactccccgaaagcgaccacaatgtcccattaatacatagagctaaaacatggttcaaaaatctcacgaacaaagatcttcccgatatatgtgaacgttcatctgcgacgggaagaaattggaacgtcaaaccgccgaacattaaccttgaacttctcaagacagttcgagcgggagacccttctccaaaagtcaaagcctgcttcaataacctcgttgcatccaattttcaaatcaaccaccaggtatacacagatggttcagtcagtgccgatggagttggatgtggaatctttgagagtagatacactggtagcttttctcttccaccgcaatgctccatcttcagtgcggaagctttcgcccttttaatagctacccaagaatgcacccatgagtttcttcctaccacaatattctcagactcagctagcggtctccacgatcttctgagtggaaacagcaaacacccatggattaagcaaacagaagaggctgcttcaaataaaaacatctccttctgctgggttcctggtcactcaggaatccgtggaaacacagccgccgacatactggccggcaagggcagcaaaatagatcccccagacatgccctgtcctccatctgacattgtccgctgggtaaaacagcaagtccgtgaaagctgggacataggctggataaacagccgtcccactcatcttcataaaattaaaaattccactctcccttgggatgaccgcctcaatagtagggaaaggcaagtccttacccgtcttcgaattgggcacactaacttcacccactcacacttgttctgcagagccgaaaaaccccaatgtgcttgcaacgaagctccggtttccgttagccatcttttacttgaatgtcaacataccaaagatgctcgagtccgacacaacataggtcagagtctccgagatatcctcagtagagacgagacccaagaaaccaatttaattgcgtttctgaaagaaaccgacttctttggtaaaatctaaaccgaaatactaaataccttggaaagtgcttattaaagttcgccacttcacagtcatgtatgcgtgtttatgtgtgtatacacatgtatgtacgggtcggaaggaaggtattcatacatgtatatacacgcattcaataatattaaataacaaataatataatatatactttcatacccacatctatcttctatccattacattatactttaatcaacttcctattcctacagccacactcaccaaggaggataaattcattaaataaacctctccatttttcagctatactatatgccattaaattcaaaaccactatattttattatctattcaaactgtatttcatttcatttcaccccaccccacacccactcctcccctctttccttcccataccactcccaccccctcccactccactaatcccacccaaatcctttccactcctttccttcctatcctcctgaggagggccgttttgttttttggctttggaacacgcctttcactaggtcacttgtgcttcgttactgctttggtcctcggaccagtaaatttttacttttctttacagcatatattaaatatcttatgaagcataggatcccttcctaccttcttctttaaccgagagtcgagtggacagatctgatgagtgattttgtttggtttccctttcgccagtcccctctgggctggttttattgtggctcttcactgggctagaggcgaatgaactgcaaagtttaaagcctcttaaaaacaaagaaagaaagaagaaaaatacattcattacgatttgttcgctcgttggattcacatgcaggctaaaaagggtccttttcaggatcacaaaattatcttcaatctaaagagtttattgttttgttatcactcgatatccccatcttgttcggctaaaccttgctgtttagcgattgcatttgccactcgccacagctttcacagttggaaaatttcttcccatccagcttgtgacatattttacagtaaattacattcaatggcacgtcgcattaccaccactcagtatcggattggaggtaattttaacctgtaattgaacatttgcgatgacagtggtacagtgtcgactttcaatgtggggtcttaatttggaccccgaactctatgtttacaaaaatgtccaactaaataagtcgcattacatgtccgtccaattagctaattgtcgaactaatagtaaattactgtactttcaatctggaaacaatttaagaattggtgaaaattgaataatcaggaaagtccccaactatcaataagctcagaacaaatgccaaattcacatactcatcagatcctggcaaacaaattatgaaaaaatcaatttatgttttattattattttggataatgttttagaaaccattgaactgtatttcctaaactcttttttggaaggtttaatggccctgaaaagcgccttgttttatggaatggttccaatttagaaaactttgtactcgtgattttgaaaaaaacccatttcgaacgccctcgatgccgccttgttctggatttgccaccaaagcagtttgtataaagaacaaactttgttcttctgctacctgctgccgttttgcgattgcgtttgccattcgccactcgctgctactgcctgttgttgtcttgatgtccaccgaactgaatgtgttctgttctgaatgcggtttttctaggtggactggtgccctggtactaacgcactcggcctagctacccttgcggggaactccagatcaacacggttcgagcgggattttgcctttcccttcacttttcctcctttatcatgtccagacatgactgcttgggttggtttgttgatgtgttgtgatgcgaaccgatgtggtgtacggtttgaatgagaatgatcgttacggaaggaaggaaggtattgtattatagagactttaaacttttgcagttcattcgtctctagccttgagaaaggccctttgaaaactctactctactttactccagcgctaccacctccgccctcttgccttgagaaaggcactcgatccctcgccgtccagcccgtccagcaacgatgttgtccagtcggtgtccacacaaagaatgggatcgttacggcagcggagcggggatttttaagctgactggctggctcgagaattacgcatgtgtgagactgcgaccaatgtttcgttcatttttttctttttcctttccaatcgtgcttcattctatttcgctgctgctctggttgcccgttttggtcggtacgatttgaggagcacaaaatggaccaatcaaaaatgggcacatagtgcattttgacaatgcttgatatttcacaattattcaattatttatctcaagaaaattgaaatgttattcgttatgatagatgcgtagatatatttcctatcaattgatgcaaaaacctttgcgatctattgagaaatgctcgagttataagcgttccaaatcttgcattttttcctacttgttcagtgcctagatttccatttcaccccctatatcttccggttagacgtagtcctacgtcaaaacagaacCAATCTCAACCAAGACTACAGAGGGCGGCatccatcatatctcattccacttcggaatCTTCTATCgttatacgcaccatccaacgactaattactgttcttctgtcatcatcactcgggtGTTAATACTGGTGGACAAActatacccaacaaccaaaaacggcccttttcaggccATCGATTCATTATTTAAGAacttaacgatgtaattcttcaaacatatccaaaatcaccaTGCaaaagatagcctaacggaaccctacgtcaactatgcggtagtGTTTCGGACACAACCCCCCTGTGATTTTATTCTGCATCACCATACAATGGACGATTCTTTCAAATTGACAATACACTGAGACACCACCGTGTTAAAATATAATCTATTAGCTTGTGTGAACTTTATACACTAATCAATATGTTAACAGCCATAAACTTTTGTTCTTCTTATTTTATAGAATTACAGGCACTCGCAGTGGTACTCGCGATTCCTACGATGATCCGCCAGCGGAAGCGTCTTCCAGCGGAACCCCGTTGACCGTGAGACAGTGCACAATCCCCTCGCGCTTATTGCCGCTAGTTCGTGCACTCAGCACGAATGTGTTGTTGTCCTCGCTGAAGGTGGTATCGGTGCCGCCATCTACAAACTCACCCTTGTAAGGACAGAAAAATAGGTATGTTCAATTAACCAGCAGAGGTGCTACTCTCTATACTTACATTTTCCTCAATCAGTTTTCCGTTCACGTAGATGTTGAGTGTGTTTTTCTCTGAAATAAGTTGATATTACAAACAACATAAttataataaaattcaaaacCAGTTACCCAACACTATACGATAGAAATTATCGCCCAAATTGACCTCCCACGTTTTCAACGCCTTAGCTTGGGATTCGGAGAACTGCTCGTACGACTCTCCGTCCACGAACAGTGTGTAGCTGTACTTGAATCCCGGCAGTGGATCAACCCTTATAATGCATCGTTTGTCCTCCAACCGGAACATATCCTCGCCGACCAGTTTGAACATCCAATCCCGGCGAAAAATCTCCTCCTTGTCGATCCACAGCACCCGCTTCCCGCTGGCCGTCCCGTGCTCGAACTCCACCTCGTAGATTTTACCCCGCATCGGTACCCTCCAGCGGGCCACCACTTCCTTGTTGGTGGTACTTCTGGATCCCCCCTCGGTGTGGTCACCCGTCGGGAGGGTACCGTTATCACTCCCGCTTCGCATGCTGCCCCGCCTTTCGGTGCTAAGTATCAGCTCTCGTGATGCACTCAAAATGCCGTGATTCATTCGCGTGCTGCGGGGCCGGAAATAACTTTATTCCTTCCACTACTCTCGCTTAGTATATGAAGCCGTGAATTACGTGAATGTGTGTCTGTATGTTATTAACGATGTTTGAGTATCGGTTATGCTCCAGCAACAGTTGTCTGCGAAGCCATTATCGACAGGAATAGTGGCTGGTTTTATCGGGCGTCGATATCAATAATTCAGAAATAGTTTTCTCTTTTGAATCCTGTCGTAACCCTCTCGAGTGCCGATGGTCGTTAGATTTTCATAGGCCCCAAAGTATTATTCTGgaacaaaaaatcatcaaagAGGGTGGGAAAATATTTAGTTTGGAAATCGATAATCCGTTGCCGTATATAAATATTCCATGATCGTGGAATACGGATGTCTTGCTTCgttttataaagttgactgcaTTTACCCCCGCCTTACGGTACCGCACGGTACGGAGGGAGTGATTTGATTTGTGGCAAACGTGTGCTAAATAATCCTTTCGTTTTTCATGCTTGCCATGTGTTGAAAGAAGCTTTCGGATCCAAATCAGTACAAATGGGCGCATTGCCAACGGAATAGACTGAAAATTGCCATTGCGTTGGGAGGAAATTCCCTGGTATCAGCTGGCACGGCTAAGTGCCCTCGTTGTTTGAGGACCTTAATGACAGGGCACTTAGACTCTTGGGACGTGTGGGAAACTGTGTGGAAATCTACTATTTTATTACATGGCAATTAGATTCATAAATCCAGTATTCATAATTAATATAATTTTCGTCAGCAGTTATTAAAGTGTTCTCCAAAACTATTAAAGCTACTGACATACTGCGTGCAGGAAAGcatatttttattacaaatgcCTTAGAAACGCTGCTCGACCTCAGTTCCAGCAATATTTTCTGATATTtcgatataaagggtgtgtcacatcaaattgcatcacggaaaaaacgctgtagaaattaaatttttaggaattatatcttcagctttcgcttataatcagataagagtgtatagatcacgttcgccatgcttcactgtcaatttttcgtaaatttggaaaaatgtcgtcgaaagaaaaagagcgtcgtgaattaatcctgtacactcatttcgagaatccggagttgtcacatcgggacatcggtaagatgctgggaatcgtccaatccacggtcagcagagtactaaaacgatacttcgagaacctaaccatcgaccggaaggtgaagaacggcaaaaatggatgctccgtcagtgaaaaagatcacaagcgcgtagttaagcagtttagacgtgatccgagaagttcggtccgggatgtcgccaataagctgaatttgtcaagttcattcgtccagcggaccaagcagcgggagggcctgcgtacatacaaggttcagaaggctcctaaccgcgacgaaaggcaaaacatggtggggaagacgcgagcccggaagctgtacaccgaaatgctgacgaagccgcattgcctggtaatggacgacgaaacctacgtcaaagcggactttcgtcagctgccgggcctgttgttcttctctgcagaggacaaattcagcgttccggaggagattcgcaagcagaaactatccaagtttgccaaaaagtacatggtgtggcaagcgatctgctcttgcggaaagcggagcgcccccttcgtgatgaccggcacggtaaacgggtaggtttaccttaaggagtgcctacagaagcgcttactaccactattgaagcagcacgagggcccgaccatcttctggccggatctcgcttcgtgccactattcaaaggacgtgatggagtggtacgaagccaacggggtcaccttcgtgccaaaggaa
The Toxorhynchites rutilus septentrionalis strain SRP chromosome 2, ASM2978413v1, whole genome shotgun sequence genome window above contains:
- the LOC129771035 gene encoding fas apoptotic inhibitory molecule 1 isoform X1 codes for the protein MNHGILSASRELILSTERRGSMRSGSDNGTLPTGDHTEGGSRSTTNKEVVARWRVPMRGKIYEVEFEHGTASGKRVLWIDKEEIFRRDWMFKLVGEDMFRLEDKRCIIRVDPLPGFKYSYTLFVDGESYEQFSESQAKALKTWEVNLGDNFYRIVLEKNTLNIYVNGKLIEENGEFVDGGTDTTFSEDNNTFVLSARTSGNKREGIVHCLTVNGVPLEDASAGGSS
- the LOC129771035 gene encoding fas apoptotic inhibitory molecule 1 isoform X2, which encodes MNHGILSASRELILSTERRGSMRSGSDNGTLPTGDHTEGGSRSTTNKEVVARWRVPMRGKIYEVEFEHGTASGKRVLWIDKEEIFRRDWMFKLVGEDMFRLEDKRCIIRVDPLPGFKYSYTLFVDGESYEQFSESQAKALKTWEVNLGDNFYRIVLEKNTLNIYVNGKLIEENMAAPIPPSARTTTHSC